A window of the Chlorocebus sabaeus isolate Y175 chromosome 8, mChlSab1.0.hap1, whole genome shotgun sequence genome harbors these coding sequences:
- the NEIL2 gene encoding endonuclease 8-like 2 isoform X1 → MEAPGSSPLPEPPQKEAQKEGAADPKQAGEPSGQKTPDGSSQSAELNPQGEDESECLEGDAPAGDAGKWLRVSFGLFGSVWVNEFSRAKKANKRGDWRDPSPRLVLYFGGGGFLAFYNCQMSWSSSPVVTPACDILSEQFHRGRALEAVGQAQPVCYTLLDQRYFSGLGNIIKNEVLYRAGIHPLSLGSALSAPRREALVDHVVEFSTAWLQGKFQGRPQHTQVYQKEQCPAGHPVMKEAFGPPGGFQRLTWWCPQCQPQLSEEPEQRQFS, encoded by the exons atggaggcccCTGGCAGCAGCCCACTGCCAGAGCCTCCACAAAAAGAAGCGCAGAAGGAAGGGGCTGCGGACCCAAAGCAGGCCGGGGAGCCCAGCGGGCAGAAGACGCCTGATGGATCCTCACAGTCTGCAGAGCTCAACCCCCAGGGAGAGGATGAATCTGAGTGTTTGGAGGGAGACGCCCCTGCAGGAGATGCTGGGAAGTGGCTGCGTGTCAGCTTTGGTTTGTTTGGCAGCGTTTGGGTGAACGAGTTCTCCAGAGCCAAGAAAGCCAACAAGAGGGGGGACTGGAGGGACCCTTCCCCGAG GTTGGTCCTGTACTTTGGTGGTGGTGGCTTCCTGGCATTTTATAATTGTCAGATGTCTTGGAGCTCTTCCCCCGTGGTCACACCCGCCTGTGACATCCTGTCTGAGCAGTTCCATCGAGGACGAGCCTTAGAagctgtaggccaggcacagcctGTCTGCTATACACTGCTGGACCAGAGATACTTCTCAGGGCTAG GGAACATCATTAAGAATGAAGTCTTGTACAGAGCTGGGATCCATCCCCTTTCTCTTGGTTCAGCCCTGAGTGCCCCGCGTCGGGAGGCCCTGGTGGATCACGTGGTGGAGTTCAGTACAGCCTGGCTGCAGGGCAAGTTCCAGGGCAGACCGCAGCACACGCAGGTCTACCAGAAAGAACAGTGCCCTGCTGGCCACCCGGTCATGAAGGAGGCGTTTGGGCCCCCAGGTGGGTTCCAGAGGCTCACCTGGTGGTGCCCACAGTGCCAGCCCCAGTTGTCAGAGGAGCCGGAGCAGCGCCAGTTCTCCTAA